The genomic segment AGAAGATAGTTTTGATCAGGCGAAACCAGCGGCAGCTCTGTACTATAGCGAGGCCCCTCTTTGCTGATAAAGACTTGATCTGATAAGTCTTCTATGCTAACGTCTGGCTCTTCTTCATCTTCAACAGGCACCTCCGCAGGCGGATCTTCTTCAACGGGCTCCTGTGCTGCGCAGCCGATGATTAAAAACATCAATAGCACTCCCATAATCAATAAAAACCTTTTCGCCGGCAAATTCAATCTAAACATTTTGAGTTCACCTGCCCCCTAAAAAATAACCGCCAAGATACAGCGGCAGATTGTATTAAGATCGTAACATTTTGCATTACTCTAAGCAAATGGAAAAAGTTGCTTATTATTGAAATGTTTATTGCAGGAATTCATAATAATTATCCCTGGTTATTATTGAAATCGTAGCCGGTTCGTAGTTGGCTTTGAAGCTTTCAGCAGTAGCTTTTTTAATTTTTGCCCTTCCCCATTTGAGCTCATAAGCGCTAAATCTGCCATCGTATTCTTCTATATAATCAATTTCTTTGCCATCATGGGTGCGCCAGAACCAGAGATTCCTCTTTTTGGACTGCAGCTGCAAGTGCTTTAACCTTTCTGCAATCATAAAGTTCTCAAAAAGTGCTTCCTTGTCTTCCCGCAAATCTATCGGTTGAAATGCTAAAATAATACTATTTCTTATCCCTGTATCATAAAAAAAGATCTTTTCCTTGCGCGCTATTTCATTACGTCTATTGCGGGATAAGGGTTTTAGCCTAAAGATAACGAATGCTTTTTCCAGCAGGTCGATATACCGTTCTATTGTTTCCCTGCTGGTATTTAATTTTGAGGCAATTTCATTTCGAGATACTTCACTTCCAAGCTGGAGTGCGATAAGCTGTAAAATATTTGTCAGTAACCCTGGTTTTTTTAGATTCTCAAATTCCATAATATCCTTATAGAGGTATTTCGATGATAAGTTAGTAATTAACATTTCGGCGTCAGTTTCACTCTTATCAACTATTTCCGGGTATAAGCCATAGCGCATAAAGAATGGCAGAAGTGTATCTATTTCGTGTGTTTTGTATAGTTGGCCAAGTTCATTTAATGAAAAAGGAAGCAGCAAAAATTCAATACCCCTGCCGGTAAGCGGTTCGTTAATATCAGATCTAAGTTTAAAGCTGCTGGACCCAGTGGCAATAACCTGTGTATCTGGCATAGTATCATGAATTATTTTCAAGGTTAAACCGATATTTCTTATACGCTGGGCTTCATCAATTACAATCAGTTTAGCTTTATCAATTATTCTTTCTAAAAGTAGCGGTTCCGGGTTTTCAAATCGTTGGGCAATGGAAGAAATATCGCAGTTAAAGTAGTTGTTTTCTGAACCGTGGGTTTTTAATATTCTTTTGGCCAGTGTGGTTTTACCCACCTGACGTGGCCCAAATATTGTTATAATTTTTCCTTTAAACAGCCAGGATTCAATTATAGGTTCCAGATCTCTTTTGATTTCTATCATTTTCAACATCCTTTTATGTTGGCCCTATTTGTTAATCCATAAACTATACAACATTATTATACCAAATATTGCAGGTTAAGTCGCATTAATATATTAAAAAACGCAGGTTAGGCTATGAATATATTGGCGGTTGATGACTCTTGGCAAAACATGGCTTATCCCACTCCCACTTTTCTTTCTGGCTTATCTCGTCATTTTATCGCCTCGTGGAATGAATACCAAGGTCATCTGAAGTTGTCAAACCCCCGTCCCCTTGGCACATTAATCTTCCCTGAAAAATATGGCCAACAGTTTGGTGCCTTTTATTGTACCGTTGAGTATAGATACCATTTAGCTGCCGCNNNNNNNNNCCTATTACTATTTGTTCCTGCAGGTCATCCATCGGAGATTTACCATTTATACCTTCTTTGACAAACTGCTGATAACGCTTTTGGGCATGTTGGCGGTTGGTTCCAAAAATACCAAGGATCCAGTCTGTCATCAGATATTCCGGAGCCTTTATCAGCCCTGCAGTGGCCCGGTAGCTTCCCCATAACCACTTATCTGGTGATTCCACGAGCTTTGCTCTAACCGGATTAAGCACAATGTAGCGGCTAAGCTCAAGGAGATAATTATCTTTGTCAACTAATATTGACTTAAATCTTCCCTGAAAAATATGGCCAACAGTTTGGTGCCTTTTATTGTACCGTTGAGTATAGATAC from the Bacillota bacterium genome contains:
- a CDS encoding ATP-binding protein; the protein is MIEIKRDLEPIIESWLFKGKIITIFGPRQVGKTTLAKRILKTHGSENNYFNCDISSIAQRFENPEPLLLERIIDKAKLIVIDEAQRIRNIGLTLKIIHDTMPDTQVIATGSSSFKLRSDINEPLTGRGIEFLLLPFSLNELGQLYKTHEIDTLLPFFMRYGLYPEIVDKSETDAEMLITNLSSKYLYKDIMEFENLKKPGLLTNILQLIALQLGSEVSRNEIASKLNTSRETIERYIDLLEKAFVIFRLKPLSRNRRNEIARKEKIFFYDTGIRNSIILAFQPIDLREDKEALFENFMIAERLKHLQLQSKKRNLWFWRTHDGKEIDYIEEYDGRFSAYELKWGRAKIKKATAESFKANYEPATISIITRDNYYEFLQ